The DNA segment CGCTTCACGCATCGTATTTCACGAATACGAGTTAGCGATTATAATCGGCAAGAGGGCTAAAAACGTGGAGAAGGAGAAGGCGTTTAACTACGTATACGGCTTTACTATTTTCAGCGATATAACAGCACACGATATAGAGATGATACAACCTGGGTTCGTGCTATACCAACAAAGGGCCAAGGCATTTGACACGTTCTCACCGATGGGACCGTGGATAGTGACAATGGATGAAATACGCGAGAAGGGGATTAACGTATACAACTTGAAAATGGCGCGAAAACGCAATGGAATCGTAGAAGGCGAGTCGAACACGAAGAACATGGTTTACAAAATAGAGGAAATAATAGAGTTCCTTAGCGAAATAATGACCCTTGAACCCGGTGATGTGATCTCCCTGGGGAGCCCCCCGGCTGGGCCGCCTCAAGGGTTGCAACCGGGAGATGTTATAGAGGCCGAGATAGAACATATAGGCTCGTTAGTGAACTACGTTAAATAGCAAATCTAGGAAAGTCCTTCAAGGATCCATAACTGTTTACGATTATGAGCGCCTACCTCGTTCTTTCCCATTAGCCTTTAATCTTCCTCATGAAATTATCGTTCTGCGCCATGACGAATAACGTGCTTCCTGGGTGTAATGTGGTATCGGGAGTTGCGGGTACAAGCTCTTTCCCGTTAAAGATCATGATGGGGTACGCGCCCTCTTCCTGCAGGTTGAGTTCTTCTATTTTCATGTTAGTAGCCAGGTCCTCCTCTTTCACTGTAACCGCGTAGAGCTTGTACTCCGCTACCGGTAAATCGACGTACTTCTTCGCGGTAGTTATGGACGAAACTATTTGTTTTACCACACCGGCTGTTATAGCGGGTTTAACCACCGGTATACCTAGCTTAAGGTTGC comes from the Desulfurococcaceae archaeon genome and includes:
- a CDS encoding fumarylacetoacetate hydrolase family protein, which produces MRLVTYMVWPSLEPRYGLLAGEGKIVDLQKLLEVVLVEKYDFTRENSRSFVRSVLDGGSRLVIQRISFLRELVNNAVKGLNMDDQELVKEGLIKYVDEVKFLPPVFDPLKVIGIGQNFEEYRIMLKYPKPEVPLFFFKPSNTLIGHKDVVIIPRGGKWPGTASRIVFHEYELAIIIGKRAKNVEKEKAFNYVYGFTIFSDITAHDIEMIQPGFVLYQQRAKAFDTFSPMGPWIVTMDEIREKGINVYNLKMARKRNGIVEGESNTKNMVYKIEEIIEFLSEIMTLEPGDVISLGSPPAGPPQGLQPGDVIEAEIEHIGSLVNYVK